In Persicimonas caeni, a single window of DNA contains:
- a CDS encoding response regulator, which produces MRTIRILIIDDDKDICEYMQLLLSQSGYEVTAETDARAALELLKEEEFHVVILDIMMPELNGMELLERIRDFDSDIAIIIFTGYPSVDTAVTSMKYNVSDYIKKPFDVDEFNQTLEKILREKGLLTDPEEQLLATIGKNIRRMRKDRNLTLKQMSRRTGLSVSLLSQIERAESSASVSSLYKLARALDVKLTQLFGDY; this is translated from the coding sequence TTGAGAACCATCCGCATTCTGATCATCGACGACGACAAAGATATCTGCGAGTACATGCAGTTACTCTTGTCACAGAGTGGCTATGAGGTCACCGCCGAGACCGACGCTCGCGCGGCTCTCGAGTTGCTCAAGGAAGAAGAGTTCCACGTCGTCATCCTCGACATCATGATGCCGGAACTCAACGGCATGGAGCTATTGGAGCGCATCCGCGACTTCGACAGCGACATCGCCATCATCATCTTCACGGGCTACCCGTCGGTCGACACCGCGGTGACCTCGATGAAGTACAACGTCAGCGACTACATCAAAAAGCCGTTCGACGTCGACGAGTTCAACCAGACGCTCGAAAAGATCTTGCGCGAAAAGGGGCTGTTGACCGACCCCGAAGAGCAGCTTCTGGCGACGATTGGCAAAAATATTCGTCGGATGCGCAAAGATCGCAACCTCACCCTCAAGCAGATGTCACGGCGAACGGGGCTGTCGGTCAGCTTGCTGTCCCAGATCGAGCGCGCCGAGTCGAGCGCGTCGGTCTCGAGCCTCTACAAGCTCGCCCGCGCCCTGGACGTCAAGCTCACCCAACTCTTCGGCGATTACTAA
- a CDS encoding GNAT family N-acetyltransferase, producing MVRPDDLHLERLAPEQVQPLRTKILRPHFDEGELCEFVQDHHHDTAHYGIVDRDFDVHAVVTYIHKECPHKPGVEALQLRGMCVDEPMQRRGLGERLLEGSLGQLAVRFPSVKIVWCNARTSAVEFYEKMGFEKIGEVFEVDRIGPHVVMWKTLPVALA from the coding sequence ATGGTCCGTCCCGACGACTTGCACCTCGAGCGCCTGGCGCCCGAGCAGGTCCAACCGCTTCGCACCAAGATCTTGCGTCCTCACTTCGACGAGGGCGAATTGTGCGAGTTTGTGCAGGACCATCACCACGACACCGCCCATTACGGGATTGTCGATAGAGACTTCGACGTCCACGCCGTGGTGACCTACATCCACAAAGAGTGCCCCCACAAACCCGGCGTCGAGGCGCTGCAGCTTCGCGGCATGTGCGTCGACGAGCCGATGCAGCGCCGGGGCCTGGGCGAGCGCCTCCTGGAGGGCTCGCTCGGCCAGCTCGCCGTGCGGTTCCCGTCGGTCAAGATCGTGTGGTGCAATGCACGCACGAGCGCGGTCGAGTTTTACGAGAAGATGGGCTTCGAGAAGATCGGAGAGGTGTTCGAGGTCGACCGTATCGGCCCGCACGTCGTCATGTGGAAGACGCTGCCGGTGGCGTTGGCGTAA
- a CDS encoding symmetrical bis(5'-nucleosyl)-tetraphosphatase, producing MATYAIGDIHGCFKTFGRLLERIEFDPAHDRLWLTGDLINGGPDPLATLRWVIDHDDVVTTVLGNHDLHMLAVAAGTREMRKKDNFEAIFEAEDRDDLLGWLHRQPLVRRADGYLMVHAALLPDWSAEQALALSGEVEAMLQGDSPGEFFEHMYGNKPTKWRDDWSGAERLRVIINAMTRLRVVEPKGGMAFDFSGPIEDLPEDRRPWFEADEPAWSDHTVIFGHWSALGVHKVGRVACLDSGCVWGGKLTAMRLDDEAIFQVTSEMPKRV from the coding sequence ATGGCGACTTACGCAATCGGCGACATTCACGGATGTTTCAAAACCTTTGGACGCCTGTTGGAGCGCATCGAGTTCGATCCGGCCCACGACCGGTTGTGGCTGACAGGTGATCTGATCAACGGCGGGCCCGACCCCCTCGCGACGCTTCGCTGGGTCATCGACCACGACGACGTGGTGACCACAGTTCTGGGCAATCACGACCTCCATATGCTCGCGGTGGCCGCCGGCACTCGAGAGATGCGCAAAAAGGACAACTTCGAAGCGATTTTTGAGGCCGAAGACCGCGACGATCTGCTCGGCTGGCTGCACAGACAGCCGCTGGTGCGGCGCGCAGACGGTTACCTGATGGTCCACGCCGCCCTGTTGCCCGACTGGTCCGCCGAACAGGCTCTGGCGCTGTCGGGCGAGGTCGAGGCGATGCTCCAGGGCGACAGCCCGGGCGAGTTTTTCGAGCACATGTACGGCAACAAACCGACCAAGTGGCGCGACGACTGGAGCGGCGCCGAGCGGCTACGCGTGATCATCAACGCGATGACGCGCCTGCGGGTGGTCGAGCCCAAAGGAGGCATGGCCTTCGACTTCAGCGGTCCGATCGAAGACCTGCCCGAGGACCGCAGGCCCTGGTTCGAAGCCGACGAGCCCGCCTGGAGCGACCACACGGTCATCTTCGGGCACTGGTCGGCGCTCGGCGTCCACAAAGTCGGGCGCGTCGCCTGCTTGGATAGTGGGTGCGTGTGGGGAGGAAAGCTCACCGCCATGCGTCTGGACGACGAGGCGATCTTCCAGGTGACTTCCGAGATGCCCAAACGGGTCTGA